A region of Chloracidobacterium sp. DNA encodes the following proteins:
- a CDS encoding tetratricopeptide repeat protein: MSFDKTKAMRNAERYVAQGKIRSAISEYRSVVDHDPRDIATLNMLGDLHAKSSDKREAVECYLQVAEHYNKQGFAQKAIAMYNKVSRIQPNSIEVLVKLAELHKGKGALSEAKEHYTALAEHYQKNGRRLEALAMWKQIALLDPNNTEVCMSLADSYVRENQKEDAVEAYAEAGARFSRQGKNEDAIRALMKGFDIKSTDLRILSGIVSAQTALGRAGKAASLLEEILENEPYNRDVLYLLIECCIDSQNAVAAEKAVVRLVEIEPANYPKFLDLIRIYLNVNDPESAARILTMSSEYLLAGGQSDECCKWINEILERDPAQLTGLRLLVRYNSWLNDENGFRLSLERLYTAAASQDAVEDERFALAQLVVILPHEIRFRDRLTEINEKYGFEDNPIDEELLKAQFAKEESGDAEIELNNGNKAKLNGHKPENSGDAELDSSDEIIDAEIIEDSSENKSGSKGGKRRAKDKNAKQPELSHADELKIQKEIESITFYIENDYDELAEKALAELVQEFGDREEFAALRNRMGAAAENEVSDETPADEVTAETESQEVVANTIGVDEIRSEFGIEGAEDANGADYETHYHTAVAYQGMGMIEDAIREFQDAINLTSLDDGTRRFYYCANLLGHCFMQNGMANHAVTWFNRALETTEISDEEQYGLWYELAAAYEANGEEEKAAMYFEMVYAENVDFRDVADRVKNLVAAH, encoded by the coding sequence ATGAGCTTCGATAAAACAAAAGCGATGCGAAACGCGGAGCGTTATGTCGCGCAAGGCAAAATACGCTCTGCAATATCAGAATACCGTTCCGTCGTTGACCACGATCCTCGTGATATAGCGACGCTAAATATGCTTGGCGACCTTCACGCAAAGAGTTCGGACAAGCGCGAAGCGGTTGAATGTTATCTTCAGGTTGCAGAGCACTATAACAAGCAGGGCTTCGCTCAAAAAGCTATCGCGATGTACAACAAAGTCTCGCGGATACAGCCAAATTCCATCGAGGTTCTGGTAAAGCTGGCGGAACTGCACAAGGGGAAAGGAGCTCTTTCGGAAGCAAAGGAGCACTATACTGCGCTTGCCGAGCATTATCAGAAAAACGGACGTCGGCTCGAAGCTCTGGCAATGTGGAAGCAGATCGCGTTGCTCGATCCGAACAATACGGAAGTTTGCATGAGCCTCGCGGATTCGTACGTTCGCGAGAATCAAAAAGAAGACGCCGTCGAGGCATATGCCGAAGCCGGTGCTCGATTTAGTCGGCAAGGCAAGAACGAAGATGCGATCCGAGCCTTGATGAAAGGCTTTGACATAAAATCTACTGACCTCAGAATCCTCAGCGGAATCGTGAGTGCTCAGACTGCCTTAGGCCGTGCTGGTAAAGCAGCATCGCTGCTCGAGGAAATTCTCGAGAACGAGCCGTACAATCGTGACGTGCTCTATCTTTTGATCGAGTGTTGTATTGATTCGCAAAACGCGGTTGCAGCGGAAAAAGCCGTCGTAAGGCTTGTAGAGATCGAACCGGCAAATTATCCGAAATTCCTAGATCTGATCAGAATATATCTGAATGTAAACGACCCGGAATCGGCGGCTCGTATCCTTACGATGAGCAGCGAATATTTGCTAGCGGGCGGCCAGTCAGACGAGTGCTGCAAGTGGATAAACGAGATCCTCGAGCGCGATCCAGCTCAGCTTACGGGCTTGAGACTATTGGTTCGCTACAATTCCTGGCTCAATGATGAGAATGGTTTCCGCCTTTCACTTGAAAGGCTTTACACCGCTGCTGCTTCACAGGACGCCGTCGAAGACGAACGTTTTGCCCTCGCTCAATTGGTCGTTATCTTGCCGCACGAGATACGTTTTCGAGACCGGTTGACGGAGATAAATGAGAAGTACGGTTTTGAAGATAATCCGATCGACGAGGAACTTCTAAAGGCACAATTTGCCAAAGAAGAAAGCGGCGATGCAGAGATCGAATTGAACAACGGCAACAAAGCAAAGCTGAACGGCCACAAACCAGAGAATTCTGGAGATGCGGAATTGGATAGCAGTGATGAGATCATTGATGCGGAGATAATCGAAGACTCGTCGGAAAATAAAAGTGGTTCGAAGGGTGGAAAACGGCGTGCGAAGGATAAGAACGCAAAACAGCCTGAGCTGTCGCATGCCGATGAGCTAAAGATCCAAAAAGAGATCGAAAGCATCACGTTCTATATAGAGAACGATTATGACGAACTCGCCGAAAAGGCATTGGCCGAACTAGTTCAGGAATTTGGCGACCGCGAAGAATTTGCCGCACTACGAAACCGCATGGGAGCAGCTGCCGAAAACGAAGTTTCGGATGAGACGCCTGCAGACGAAGTTACGGCAGAGACCGAAAGCCAAGAGGTCGTGGCCAACACTATCGGCGTCGACGAGATCAGGTCGGAATTTGGTATCGAAGGTGCCGAAGACGCAAACGGTGCCGATTACGAAACACACTATCACACGGCAGTTGCCTATCAAGGCATGGGGATGATCGAGGACGCGATCCGCGAATTTCAAGACGCGATCAACCTCACCAGCCTGGACGATGGAACGCGAAGGTTTTATTACTGTGCAAATCTACTCGGCCATTGCTTTATGCAAAACGGAATGGCGAATCACGCTGTCACTTGGTTTAACCGTGCCCTTGAAACAACCGAGATCTCAGACGAAGAGCAATACGGACTTTGGTACGAACTGGCCGCAGCCTACGAAGCCAACGGCGAAGAAGAAAAAGCCGCGATGTACTTCGAAATGGTCTATGCCGAAAATGTCGATTTCCGCGACGTCGCCGACCGCGTCAAAAACCTCGTCGCAGCTCATTAA
- a CDS encoding PD40 domain-containing protein, with protein MSLDLTLKNLEFKFKVSNPLKNKVFEFEDFRLDADTKLLYRSGEQVVLTPKAVETLIALVESHGSVISKEELMQRIWADTIVEESNLAQYLHVLRKTLGETSDGKAFIETLKRRGYRFNGTVRVVQNTNGLSPSIEKGEKLDAKSANGRINISNSPSRRVERHGNVQALSPVVAERETPHPVNVERSDNIYTVSDWRREPVADTSLPVIPQTRSNWFSPLMIAVLVAGFAGIVFGIYKFGTSGQNAQARSVPFRESDITRLTTSGRSKRSAISPDGRYVAHVMAAADGESLWVRQVAVPNDTRLAGPLQSSNLVWVTFAPDGNFVYYLALEKNKGEPELFRVPVLGGPTVKVLNNIAPPTFSPDGTRIAYMRTDQGENKLFVADANGTNETVLVSRREPDYLNMFWYAPAWSLDGKSIAFPVGQGDENGRYETVLAVDVETGVERKLTDARWQQVGQPRWLADGLLLTASEGSTAPQQLWHISLPDGTASRITRDLNSYEGLSLTSDTKTLAVIQDHVVSNIWTTGENVSAAKQVISEAGWLNELIWLPDGRLAYTSRAGGSSDIWTMNADGSNIRQLTVGANARLGLTVTADEKQLIFAAERDGKYNLWRVNIDGSNLERITNGDGEFYPQCTPDGRWIVYQSGANYPTLWKMPIGGGEPTAITKTTGSRPSISPDGKFVAYHYLDSSLEGSQWGIGISSLEDGKRVKRFDFPSTVVERLVKWTRDGKAIAFLNSPGGVPNIWTQALDGGVPKPLTDFPSDSIITFNWNTDGSQLAVIRGVETSDVLLINRSSSK; from the coding sequence ATGTCTTTGGATTTAACATTAAAAAATCTTGAATTTAAGTTTAAAGTGAGTAATCCGCTAAAAAATAAGGTTTTTGAGTTCGAAGATTTTCGACTCGATGCCGATACAAAGCTCCTTTACCGGAGCGGCGAACAGGTCGTGCTCACACCTAAGGCCGTTGAAACACTGATCGCTCTGGTCGAAAGTCACGGCAGTGTCATCAGTAAGGAAGAATTGATGCAAAGGATCTGGGCCGACACGATCGTCGAAGAGTCGAACCTTGCCCAGTATCTTCACGTTCTGCGCAAAACGCTCGGCGAAACGAGCGACGGCAAAGCTTTCATCGAAACCCTGAAGCGGCGCGGTTACCGTTTCAACGGCACGGTTCGCGTGGTACAAAATACAAATGGTCTCTCACCTTCAATTGAGAAAGGTGAAAAGCTTGACGCCAAATCCGCGAACGGACGCATAAACATATCAAATTCACCCTCTCGCCGCGTGGAGCGGCACGGCAACGTTCAGGCGCTTAGTCCTGTCGTCGCGGAACGCGAAACGCCCCATCCTGTCAACGTCGAGCGTTCGGACAATATTTATACTGTTTCCGATTGGCGTCGCGAGCCGGTCGCCGATACATCGTTGCCGGTTATTCCGCAAACTCGTTCGAATTGGTTTTCACCTCTGATGATTGCCGTTTTGGTGGCCGGATTCGCGGGGATCGTGTTCGGTATTTACAAATTTGGAACGAGCGGCCAGAATGCCCAAGCACGAAGCGTTCCTTTTCGCGAGTCCGACATAACGCGGCTAACCACTTCCGGCCGGTCAAAACGCTCCGCGATCTCGCCGGACGGGCGATATGTGGCCCACGTTATGGCCGCTGCGGACGGCGAGAGCCTCTGGGTCCGCCAGGTCGCCGTGCCAAACGACACTCGTCTTGCGGGCCCATTACAAAGTAGTAATTTAGTCTGGGTTACTTTTGCACCGGATGGCAATTTTGTTTATTACCTGGCTCTCGAAAAAAATAAGGGTGAGCCCGAATTGTTTCGCGTGCCGGTTTTGGGCGGCCCCACGGTTAAAGTTTTGAACAATATTGCCCCGCCGACATTTTCGCCCGACGGAACGAGGATCGCGTACATGAGAACGGATCAGGGAGAGAACAAGCTGTTCGTCGCCGATGCCAACGGCACAAACGAAACGGTGCTTGTGTCACGCCGCGAGCCAGATTACCTGAATATGTTCTGGTATGCCCCGGCGTGGTCCCTCGATGGAAAGAGCATCGCCTTTCCGGTAGGTCAGGGCGATGAGAATGGCCGTTACGAGACGGTACTGGCGGTCGACGTTGAGACAGGGGTCGAGCGCAAATTAACCGACGCACGTTGGCAGCAGGTCGGACAGCCGCGGTGGCTTGCGGATGGACTCCTGCTGACGGCTTCGGAAGGGTCGACGGCACCTCAACAGCTTTGGCATATTTCGCTGCCCGACGGTACGGCGTCACGCATTACGCGGGATTTGAACAGTTATGAGGGGCTAAGTCTCACATCGGACACAAAAACATTGGCGGTGATCCAGGATCACGTCGTTTCTAACATCTGGACGACGGGTGAGAACGTGTCCGCCGCAAAACAGGTAATATCCGAGGCCGGCTGGCTCAACGAGCTTATCTGGCTGCCGGATGGCCGGCTCGCGTATACGTCAAGAGCGGGCGGCAGCTCCGATATCTGGACGATGAACGCGGACGGATCGAATATTCGTCAGCTCACGGTTGGTGCAAACGCGAGGCTCGGCCTGACCGTTACCGCAGATGAAAAGCAACTCATCTTTGCCGCCGAGCGCGACGGAAAGTACAATCTCTGGCGTGTAAATATAGACGGATCAAACCTTGAGCGAATAACAAACGGCGACGGCGAATTCTATCCGCAATGCACGCCGGATGGCCGCTGGATCGTTTATCAGTCCGGCGCAAATTATCCGACGCTATGGAAAATGCCGATCGGCGGCGGTGAACCCACGGCAATTACAAAAACGACCGGTTCACGGCCTTCGATCTCGCCTGACGGCAAGTTCGTGGCATATCATTATCTCGATTCAAGCCTTGAAGGGTCCCAATGGGGCATCGGAATCAGCAGCCTCGAAGACGGTAAACGCGTCAAGCGTTTCGACTTTCCATCTACCGTCGTTGAACGGCTGGTAAAATGGACACGTGATGGAAAGGCTATCGCGTTTCTCAATAGCCCCGGCGGCGTTCCAAACATCTGGACCCAGGCCCTCGACGGCGGAGTCCCCAAACCACTGACCGACTTTCCATCCGACAGCATCATCACTTTTAACTGGAATACCGACGGCAGCCAACTCGCGGTCATCCGAGGCGTCGAAACAAGCGACGTCCTCCTGATCAACCGCTCCTCCTCAAAATAA
- a CDS encoding IS1595 family transposase, producing MNLIQLAQLTETEAREHIEKIIWANGVTCPHCQTVDNATKMQGKTTRAGLYKCKNKTCRKPFTVTQGTVMEGSKVSLRNWLMAIHLLCSSRKGFSANQLQKELGLGSYETAWLLLHKIRHAMDTGSFIPKKMEGAIAADETYVGGRPRFKNSGKRGRGTPKTPVFALVETKGGRVLAQPLERVNGTNIRRIICENVSPSATIMTDEFSVYRGLDKIFAKHGVVNHKQKQYVKDGMSTNEAESFFALIKRGHHGIYHQYSKQHLPLYIAECQYRWNTRFDDADARLNKVIVLSQGKQLTYKTPKNKVKSLKTK from the coding sequence ATGAATCTTATCCAATTAGCACAATTAACAGAAACCGAAGCACGCGAACATATTGAGAAAATCATTTGGGCGAATGGTGTTACTTGTCCGCATTGCCAAACGGTTGACAATGCAACTAAAATGCAGGGCAAAACAACCCGTGCCGGACTGTATAAGTGCAAAAACAAAACATGCAGAAAGCCGTTTACAGTGACACAGGGAACTGTTATGGAAGGATCAAAAGTATCTCTCCGAAACTGGCTTATGGCAATTCATTTGCTGTGTTCGAGTCGTAAAGGTTTTTCAGCCAATCAACTACAAAAGGAATTAGGCTTAGGCTCTTACGAAACAGCATGGCTGTTACTACATAAAATCAGACACGCAATGGATACAGGTTCTTTTATACCTAAAAAAATGGAGGGAGCGATTGCGGCGGACGAAACCTATGTCGGCGGACGACCGCGCTTCAAAAATAGTGGTAAACGTGGACGTGGAACGCCTAAGACTCCGGTATTTGCTTTGGTCGAAACCAAAGGCGGTCGTGTATTAGCACAGCCGTTAGAGCGAGTGAACGGAACAAATATCCGAAGAATTATTTGTGAGAATGTCAGTCCGAGTGCAACGATAATGACCGACGAATTTTCAGTTTATAGAGGTTTGGACAAAATCTTTGCAAAGCATGGAGTGGTAAATCACAAACAGAAACAGTATGTAAAAGATGGCATGTCAACTAATGAGGCGGAATCATTCTTTGCATTAATCAAACGTGGACATCACGGAATTTATCATCAATACAGCAAACAGCATTTACCGCTGTATATCGCAGAATGTCAGTATCGTTGGAATACGCGATTTGATGATGCAGACGCAAGGCTTAACAAGGTGATTGTGCTATCACAAGGCAAGCAATTAACCTATAAAACACCTAAAAATAAAGTTAAATCGTTGAAAACTAAGTAG
- a CDS encoding thiamine phosphate synthase produces MSLSFDGTIIYLITKGEATPANFDAKSGEILDIIRLAVEEKVSLVQIREKALTARLLIVLASRAAEITRGSATRLLVNDRADIAMAAGADGVHLAADSLAVDVVRSNFPKKFIIGASTRSFEEAAKASEADVDFAVFGPVFETPGKGQPKGLAELSEVCDRLPAFPVLALGGIDEGNISSVLDAGAAGFAAIRALNDPESLRSICRQFRK; encoded by the coding sequence GTGAGCCTTTCCTTTGACGGCACCATCATCTATCTGATCACGAAAGGCGAGGCGACGCCCGCGAACTTCGACGCAAAAAGCGGTGAGATATTGGATATCATTCGCCTTGCAGTTGAAGAGAAAGTTTCGCTCGTGCAGATCCGTGAAAAGGCTCTGACTGCTCGACTGTTGATTGTGCTCGCTTCGCGGGCGGCGGAAATTACTCGCGGTTCGGCAACGCGATTGCTCGTGAATGATCGAGCCGACATCGCGATGGCCGCCGGAGCCGACGGCGTTCATCTCGCGGCTGATTCGCTTGCGGTCGATGTTGTTAGAAGTAACTTTCCAAAGAAGTTTATCATCGGAGCATCGACACGTTCTTTTGAAGAAGCTGCCAAAGCATCCGAGGCCGATGTTGACTTTGCAGTGTTCGGGCCTGTATTTGAAACTCCCGGAAAAGGACAACCAAAAGGGCTCGCGGAATTATCAGAAGTTTGCGACAGGCTGCCGGCATTTCCGGTATTGGCTCTCGGCGGAATAGATGAAGGCAATATTTCGTCTGTTTTAGACGCCGGAGCAGCAGGTTTTGCCGCAATCCGAGCGTTGAACGATCCGGAATCGCTGCGGTCAATTTGCCGCCAGTTTAGGAAATGA
- the thiD gene encoding bifunctional hydroxymethylpyrimidine kinase/phosphomethylpyrimidine kinase, whose amino-acid sequence MKEVVIQPVCLTVAGLDPSGGAGIIADIKTFSAFGCFAAAAVSSVTFQNTTGVFGAVHQTADSVRRQVEPVLDDYDIAALKTGMLPTREIIEEVANIIRERNLKNIVVDPVVRSTSGFDLIDDTALTVLIEKLFPVADLVTPNIPEAERIARMKIETPEDIHKAAEIMRSLGAKNVLIKGGHLLSAECGVRSAELGCRTAADYLFVGNDMRVFESEYIETTATHGTGCTLAAAITANLALGNDLSESVEVAKDFVTEAIRTAPNLGKGNSPINI is encoded by the coding sequence ATGAAAGAAGTTGTGATACAGCCGGTTTGTTTGACGGTCGCGGGTCTTGATCCATCGGGTGGCGCAGGCATTATTGCGGACATAAAGACGTTTTCGGCCTTTGGATGTTTTGCGGCGGCGGCTGTTTCTTCTGTGACCTTTCAGAATACGACCGGAGTTTTTGGAGCAGTGCATCAGACCGCAGATTCTGTTCGCAGGCAAGTCGAGCCTGTGCTGGATGATTATGATATTGCCGCGTTAAAAACCGGAATGCTGCCGACGCGCGAGATCATCGAGGAAGTTGCGAATATTATCCGCGAACGCAACCTCAAAAACATCGTAGTCGATCCTGTCGTGCGTTCGACATCAGGCTTTGACCTGATAGATGACACTGCTTTGACAGTACTTATCGAAAAACTCTTTCCGGTGGCTGATCTGGTAACGCCGAATATCCCCGAAGCGGAAAGGATCGCCCGCATGAAGATCGAAACGCCCGAAGATATTCATAAAGCGGCCGAAATAATGCGTTCATTAGGCGCGAAAAATGTGCTTATAAAAGGCGGACACTTGTTGAGTGCGGAGTGCGGAGTGCGGAGTGCGGAGTTGGGATGTAGAACGGCTGCCGATTATTTGTTTGTTGGTAACGATATGAGAGTTTTTGAGTCGGAGTATATTGAAACCACAGCAACACACGGCACAGGCTGCACTTTGGCGGCAGCGATCACGGCAAATCTGGCTTTGGGAAATGATCTCTCGGAATCAGTAGAAGTAGCGAAGGATTTTGTAACCGAAGCGATACGAACTGCTCCGAATCTCGGGAAGGGGAATTCGCCGATCAATATTTGA
- a CDS encoding acylphosphatase: MIARKYLISGQVQGVGYRYFAQRSSAKHQIRGYVKNLKDGRVEVLVEGNTAAVEAFRQDLAAGPANSRVGQIEELVIEPSNLYSTFRIER, from the coding sequence ATGATCGCGAGAAAATATTTGATAAGCGGACAGGTGCAGGGCGTCGGATATCGCTATTTTGCTCAGCGTTCTTCGGCAAAGCATCAGATTCGCGGCTATGTAAAGAATCTCAAAGACGGCCGTGTCGAGGTGTTGGTAGAAGGAAATACTGCGGCCGTCGAAGCATTCAGACAAGATCTTGCGGCCGGTCCGGCTAATTCGCGGGTCGGTCAGATAGAAGAGTTGGTCATCGAGCCAAGCAATTTATATTCAACATTTAGGATCGAAAGATAA
- a CDS encoding adenine phosphoribosyltransferase → MENLRKLIREVPDFPKPGINFYDITTLLLDPEGLESTIDALTEKCRGMNIDVVLGVESRGFIFGAPLAYQLGVGFIPVRKPKKLPAEKVSISYDLEYGQDTLEMHKDAVGEGHNVLIVDDLLATGGTARAVVDLVESVGGKVPGLLFVVELDFLKGRSKFDGHNVQSLINFKS, encoded by the coding sequence ATGGAAAATTTACGAAAATTGATTCGCGAGGTGCCTGATTTTCCCAAACCGGGCATTAATTTTTATGACATTACGACGCTCCTGCTCGATCCCGAAGGGCTCGAAAGCACGATCGACGCCTTAACCGAAAAGTGCCGTGGAATGAATATCGACGTGGTGCTGGGCGTTGAATCGCGCGGGTTTATCTTCGGTGCTCCGCTAGCGTATCAGCTCGGCGTAGGATTTATTCCGGTTCGCAAGCCCAAAAAGCTGCCTGCGGAAAAGGTTTCGATCTCTTACGATCTTGAGTACGGACAAGACACGCTTGAAATGCACAAGGACGCGGTTGGCGAAGGCCATAATGTGCTGATCGTTGACGATCTACTTGCTACCGGCGGCACGGCACGTGCGGTTGTCGATCTTGTTGAAAGCGTAGGCGGAAAGGTCCCCGGATTGCTATTTGTAGTCGAACTGGACTTCTTGAAAGGCCGAAGCAAATTTGACGGCCACAATGTGCAATCGTTGATCAATTTCAAATCCTGA
- a CDS encoding NAD(P)H-hydrate dehydratase has protein sequence MQKVLTAAQMREVDRLTTEKYGIPSILLMENAAHAVARVITEKLGGSVEGRRILILCGKGNNGGDGAALARILWNQGASCFVDLIGSVSETTGDARINFDAVKAIDESPDTNGPNENCLLINEISEDNRETFFYNWRSQHICVFVDALFGTGLTRPLEGSFKKIAEAVSRAKERHLFEKVIAIDMPSGLDADCKINGSICANVDVTVTFTSPKPANILPPASNFNGELMIANIGSPMELIDEQPSNLYLAEREDSANWLKEATFSTSDYKNTRGHSLIIAGSESYSGAAVLAGNAAMRSGVGLVTVVTSKSSKDLVASRILPEVMVRGVAETDGGAISEEAFNEIGELWSKADSVAIGCGLSQDESTRLFVKKVVEDRRQPTIVDADALNLLSPFDGFAANGESQCPLILTPHEGEFMRLLGTTDKEAIKDRVAAVRDFAVKHNVILVLKGERVLIGEPGGKVVVNPTGNSGLGKAGNGDTLAGILAGFVAQASVMNIDIFETVVAAVYVAGMAGDVAEKKYGKRVMTASDVRECLSEVFEGFKNER, from the coding sequence ATGCAAAAAGTGCTGACAGCCGCGCAAATGCGCGAGGTCGATCGCCTCACGACCGAAAAATACGGCATTCCATCGATCCTCCTGATGGAAAACGCCGCCCACGCCGTCGCTCGCGTCATCACTGAAAAACTCGGCGGTTCGGTTGAAGGTCGGCGAATTTTGATCTTATGCGGAAAAGGCAACAACGGTGGTGATGGCGCTGCATTGGCTCGTATTTTATGGAATCAAGGTGCCAGTTGCTTTGTAGATTTGATTGGTTCGGTTAGCGAAACAACCGGCGATGCGCGTATAAATTTTGATGCCGTAAAAGCTATTGATGAGTCACCTGATACAAACGGCCCAAATGAAAATTGTCTGCTGATTAATGAAATCTCAGAGGACAATCGTGAAACATTTTTCTATAACTGGCGGAGTCAACATATTTGCGTCTTCGTTGATGCTCTATTTGGCACAGGCCTGACGCGTCCATTAGAAGGTTCGTTCAAGAAGATAGCCGAGGCAGTTAGTCGAGCAAAGGAACGACATCTATTTGAAAAAGTAATTGCAATTGACATGCCTTCTGGCCTCGATGCAGATTGTAAAATAAACGGCTCTATTTGTGCGAATGTTGATGTGACAGTTACTTTTACTTCTCCAAAGCCAGCAAATATTTTACCGCCCGCGTCAAATTTTAATGGTGAGCTAATGATTGCAAACATCGGTTCGCCTATGGAGTTGATCGATGAACAACCATCTAATCTCTATTTGGCAGAGAGGGAAGACTCAGCTAATTGGCTTAAAGAGGCCACATTTTCGACTAGTGACTATAAAAACACCCGCGGACACTCACTTATTATTGCTGGTTCGGAAAGCTATTCGGGGGCGGCGGTTTTGGCAGGTAATGCGGCGATGCGTTCGGGCGTTGGGTTGGTGACGGTTGTTACGTCTAAGTCGTCGAAGGATTTGGTTGCGTCAAGGATTTTGCCTGAGGTGATGGTTCGCGGTGTGGCGGAAACTGATGGTGGTGCGATCTCCGAAGAGGCGTTTAATGAAATTGGTGAGCTATGGAGCAAGGCGGATTCGGTTGCCATTGGCTGCGGGCTTTCGCAGGATGAAAGCACGAGGTTATTTGTCAAAAAGGTTGTCGAAGATAGGCGACAACCTACAATTGTTGATGCGGACGCCCTTAACCTCCTCTCGCCATTCGACGGCTTTGCGGCGAATGGCGAGAGTCAATGTCCTCTGATTCTCACTCCGCATGAGGGCGAGTTTATGCGGCTGCTCGGCACGACTGACAAAGAAGCGATAAAAGACCGCGTGGCAGCGGTTCGTGATTTTGCAGTAAAGCATAATGTCATTCTTGTACTCAAGGGCGAACGCGTTTTGATCGGTGAGCCTGGAGGCAAGGTCGTTGTAAATCCGACAGGGAATTCGGGGCTTGGAAAGGCGGGAAATGGCGATACGCTGGCGGGTATTCTCGCTGGGTTTGTCGCGCAGGCATCGGTGATGAATATAGATATTTTCGAAACTGTCGTCGCAGCGGTTTATGTCGCCGGGATGGCAGGAGATGTCGCGGAAAAGAAATACGGCAAGCGTGTGATGACGGCGTCTGATGTTCGCGAGTGTCTTAGCGAAGTCTTTGAAGGGTTTAAGAATGAAAGATAA
- the tsaE gene encoding tRNA (adenosine(37)-N6)-threonylcarbamoyltransferase complex ATPase subunit type 1 TsaE encodes MKDKNVVCHSPEETFALGELIGGELSGGDVVLLYGGLGAGKTLLTKGILNALEFDIDEVTSPSFTLVNLYKTATFAVYHIDLWRLDVSQDTASAVGLEEIVENENAITIIEWADRLGDVSFPNRTISIKVDGDGDEPRKVQVIVEPEKI; translated from the coding sequence ATGAAAGATAAGAACGTCGTTTGTCATTCACCTGAAGAAACTTTTGCTCTCGGCGAACTGATCGGCGGCGAGCTAAGCGGCGGCGATGTCGTTCTGCTTTACGGCGGGCTTGGCGCGGGAAAGACACTGTTGACCAAAGGCATATTGAATGCTCTTGAGTTTGATATTGATGAAGTTACGAGTCCGAGTTTTACGCTCGTAAATTTGTATAAGACGGCTACTTTTGCCGTTTATCATATCGATCTGTGGCGGCTGGATGTTTCGCAAGATACTGCCTCGGCGGTTGGGTTGGAAGAGATAGTTGAAAACGAGAATGCGATCACTATTATAGAGTGGGCAGACAGGCTGGGTGATGTCTCATTCCCAAATCGGACAATTTCGATCAAGGTCGATGGCGATGGCGACGAGCCCCGTAAAGTGCAAGTAATCGTTGAGCCTGAAAAGATTTAA